TTTTCAATAAATATTGAAAATATAGTCCAAAAATAAATGCCGTTTTACAGGCATTTAAGATTGATTTCTCTTATTTACTCCACTTTTTATAAGTGTTGATTAAACCGTTAGTAGACGTATCATGAGAAGAAACTTCGTCTTCGGCTAGTAACTCAGGGTATATGGCCTTCGCCAATTGTTTCCCTAACTCTACTCCCCACTGGTCAAAACTGAAGATATTCCAGATGACACCTTGAACAAATATCTTATGCTCATACATGGCCAGTAAGCTTCCCAATGTTTTCGGTGTAAGCTTCTTTACTAAAATAGAATTGGTTGGTTTATTACCTTCAAAAACTTTAAATGCCTTTAAAGCGTCAATGTCTTCTGGAGACATTCCTGAATCTTTAAGTTCGCCAACTACCTCCGCCTCTGTCTTGCCATTCATTAGTGCTTCTGTCTGTGCAAAGAAATTTGCCAAAAGCATTTTATGCTGGTTCCCTATTGGATTTTGACTTTGAGCGTGAGCTATAAAATCACAAGGAATAAGTTTTGTCCCCTGATGTATTAATTGATAAAATGCATGCTGCCCATTAGTTCCTGGCTCACCCCAGATAATTGGACCAGTTTGATAGTCTACTTTATTTCCGTTTCTCGTTACATTTTTACCGTTTGACTCCATATCTCCTTGTTGGAAATAAGCAGCAAAACGATGCATGTATTGGTCGTAAGGAAGAATAGCGTGCGAGTCGGCATCAAAGAAGTTATTATACCAGATTCCTAAAAGACCCAACACCACAGGAATGTTTCTAGCCAAAGGAGTCGTTTTGAAATGATTATCCATTTCATGAGCTCCTGTCAAAAGGCCTACAAAATTGGTATAACCAATGCTACATGCAATTGACAATCCAATGGCACTCCAAAGACTGTATCTCCCTCCTACCCAGTCCCAAAACGGGAACATGTTTTTTGGGTCAATTCCGAAAGCCTCTACACCTGTCGCATTTGTAGATAATGCCACAAAATGCTTTTTGACATCTTCTTCACTTCCTCCATTTGCTAAAAACCATTGCTTGGCTGCATCAGCGTTTGCCATAGTTTCTTGCGTAGTGAAAGTTTTGGAAGCTATCATAAAGAGCGTACTCTCAGCTTTCAAACCTTTAAGTGCTTCGGTAACATGCGTGCTATCTACATTAGAAACGTAATGTACATTTAAACCTTTCTTGGCATAAGGCTTTAAACTTTCAGCCACCATAACTGGCCCTAAATCAGAACCACCTATACCTATATTAACAATATCCTTAATTCTCTTTCCTGAATAACCTTTCCATTCGCCAGACCTTACCTCATTTGAGAAAGTCTCCATTTGAGCCAATACTGCATTTATTTCAGGCATCACATCTTTGCCGTCTACTAGTACTGGTTCGTTTGACCTATTTCTTAAAGCAGTGTGAAGCACTGACCTGCCTTCTGTTTCATTGATAACATCTCCAGCAAACATCTTTTGAATAGCATCATCTAATTGGCATTCCTCTGCCAATTTCACCAAGGCTATCATGGTTCTTCCGTTAATTCTGTTTTTAGAATAATCTAGAAGTATATCCTTAAATCGGATTGAAAACTTTTTGAAACGTTTTGGGTCTTCAGCGAAAAGCGTCTTTATATCCGTTTTCGCGATAGTTTTTTGGTGGTTTTTTAACTTACGGAACGCATCCGTTTGGGTAAAATCAACAGATTGTAGCATTGAAATAGATTAACTTAGGTTTAAAACAAAGATGTTTCAAAATGCAGAACTAGCGAAGAGTAAGCCTGTCAATCTCAAAATCATCTCGCATAAATACATTAAAATCTACGGATGATTCTATTCCTTCTAACTTGCCTTTCATGCTATGTTGCCAGAAATACACTTGAGAAAGGTCATATCCTTCTAGCTCTGGCACTTCGTATTGAGAAATCCATAAAGGATAATCTGGAAAATTATCTCTTACATAACGGAGGTAAATATGCTTGTTGGTATATATGATAGGCTTTATGCCATAGTGCTTTTCTATAATTTCTAACCAAGCACTCACATTCTTAACTATCTGCCTCCTATTTCTTCCATAGCCCAAAGTTTCCCAATCTAGCACTGGTGCTAAATCTCCTTTGTCTAGGTCTACATTAAGTATATAGTTAAGAGCTTGAAGTCGCGGGTCGGTTTGTGGATTGAAAAAATGATAGGCTCCTCTTCTTATCTTTCTTTCGCCTAAAGCAAGCCAATTCGTTTGAAAACGCTTGTCTATAAGATCTGTTCCTTCTGTGGCTTTCACAAAGCAAAATCTCACAGACGAACGATGCTTACTAAAAGAACTTACTTTATCCCAGTCAATGTCGCCATTATGATGAGATACATCAATGCCGTGCGTTTTATATTTTAGGGGTATTCTAACTTTAACTTCTTCTTGCTGGTCAGAACTTCTCATTCCGTCGATAACCGACGAGGGATACCAAACCAGCAAAAACAGTAATGTTAATGCGTAAAGCGTTTTTAGACGCCAAAGTTTATTAAGCAAGCGGTCAAAGACCGTTGAATTATTTTTTCTTTTTTTCACTCTTCCACAAAACTAGAACTATTCGTTTTTAGAATCAATAGCATAGCCTTTAAAAGTTTGTCTTTCAACTAAAAAGGAGCTATTCATAGAATGAATAACTCCTTTAAAATATTGCCTTGTAAAGACTATTTATTTGGCTGAGGTGTATATCTCAAATATGGCTTAACCTCTCTTACTCCTTTAGGGAATTTCTTAATTGCATCTTCTGTAGAAATACTAGGAACTACAATGGCGTCATCTCCGTCTTTCCAATCGGCTGGTGTAGCTACGCTATAATCAGCAGTAAGTTGCAAACTGTCTATTACTCTTAATAACTCTGTAAAATTTCTTCCTGTAGAAGCAGGGTATGTAAGTGTAAGTTTTATTTTCTTATCAGGTCCGATGATAAATACCGAACGCACGGTAGCACTTGCTGAAGCGTTAGGATGAATCATATCATACAATTCAGCTACTTTTCTGTTTTCGTCAGCAATAATCGGAAAGTTCATTTTAACATTACTTACCTCTTCAATATCTGGAATCCATTTGTTATGCGAATCTAAACCGTCAACAGAAACTGCTAACACTTTAACGTTTCTCTTTTCAAACTCACCGCTCAAAAGGGCTGTTTTACCTAACTCGGTAGTACATACTGGCGTAAAATCTGCAGGGTGCGAAAAAAGCATTCCCCAAGAGTCGCCTAACCATTCGTGAAAACTGATTTTTCCTTGTGTTGTTTCAGAAGTAAAATCTGGTGCTATATCTCCTAATCTTAGTGACATGGTATTGTTGTTTTATTTTAAATTAACTGTTCAATTATTAAACAAGAGTAGTCGGCTAATAAATCCCGATTGCCGATATTTCTGACATTTTATTTATTCGCTGTCCCTATTGACTATTTTTGCAGTCAAATGGCTATACTTCAAACGAAAAACCTTCAGCACTCGTATACCAAAGGCATTGACTTTGTGTATCCTGATTTGCACTGTGATGCAAATCAGCAACTCCTTATACTGGGAGAAAGCGGAAAAGGAAAATCAACCCTATTACATCTTTTGGGCCTTATTCTCCCTATTCAGCAAGGTTCAGTCAGTA
This sequence is a window from Arcticibacterium luteifluviistationis. Protein-coding genes within it:
- the pgi gene encoding glucose-6-phosphate isomerase — translated: MLQSVDFTQTDAFRKLKNHQKTIAKTDIKTLFAEDPKRFKKFSIRFKDILLDYSKNRINGRTMIALVKLAEECQLDDAIQKMFAGDVINETEGRSVLHTALRNRSNEPVLVDGKDVMPEINAVLAQMETFSNEVRSGEWKGYSGKRIKDIVNIGIGGSDLGPVMVAESLKPYAKKGLNVHYVSNVDSTHVTEALKGLKAESTLFMIASKTFTTQETMANADAAKQWFLANGGSEEDVKKHFVALSTNATGVEAFGIDPKNMFPFWDWVGGRYSLWSAIGLSIACSIGYTNFVGLLTGAHEMDNHFKTTPLARNIPVVLGLLGIWYNNFFDADSHAILPYDQYMHRFAAYFQQGDMESNGKNVTRNGNKVDYQTGPIIWGEPGTNGQHAFYQLIHQGTKLIPCDFIAHAQSQNPIGNQHKMLLANFFAQTEALMNGKTEAEVVGELKDSGMSPEDIDALKAFKVFEGNKPTNSILVKKLTPKTLGSLLAMYEHKIFVQGVIWNIFSFDQWGVELGKQLAKAIYPELLAEDEVSSHDTSTNGLINTYKKWSK
- a CDS encoding glycoside hydrolase family 25 protein, whose amino-acid sequence is MKKRKNNSTVFDRLLNKLWRLKTLYALTLLFLLVWYPSSVIDGMRSSDQQEEVKVRIPLKYKTHGIDVSHHNGDIDWDKVSSFSKHRSSVRFCFVKATEGTDLIDKRFQTNWLALGERKIRRGAYHFFNPQTDPRLQALNYILNVDLDKGDLAPVLDWETLGYGRNRRQIVKNVSAWLEIIEKHYGIKPIIYTNKHIYLRYVRDNFPDYPLWISQYEVPELEGYDLSQVYFWQHSMKGKLEGIESSVDFNVFMRDDFEIDRLTLR
- a CDS encoding peroxiredoxin, whose protein sequence is MSLRLGDIAPDFTSETTQGKISFHEWLGDSWGMLFSHPADFTPVCTTELGKTALLSGEFEKRNVKVLAVSVDGLDSHNKWIPDIEEVSNVKMNFPIIADENRKVAELYDMIHPNASASATVRSVFIIGPDKKIKLTLTYPASTGRNFTELLRVIDSLQLTADYSVATPADWKDGDDAIVVPSISTEDAIKKFPKGVREVKPYLRYTPQPNK